A genome region from Methanococcoides burtonii DSM 6242 includes the following:
- a CDS encoding ISNCY-like element ISMbu11 family transposase → MYQSMKYYYDVSDGICTRDSIANYLNTDNASICQFLYFLDIDDIASYVESSYYTDKDWHFRYKVSSMIKLIVVKCYRNLSFEKTISTLTKEEAQLLSFEDNNGIMNLPSPATLHHFVKYRLGKTGLDEVMFKIGKNISKNTKIRDAKTDSTPLEASRYDKYADYNPHYNCKMDKAHITMIGTLPICMTHTKGASHDSPELKKHIDALVEMGVDIDTYALDGGYDSFRNHADIWYKLNAKPVIAYSSDSKVQYEGMMERIDHWVNKMWKLGGSIHMKYEEKLHFLYENGREKQVGMHLRNKNIKDDGFDEDYSHRGECERVHNHIKWTVKFDIRRMKNSSKKLYSVMNFVAYQLLVATNLQNGVKETNSFTNYV, encoded by the coding sequence ATGTACCAGTCCATGAAATATTATTACGATGTTTCGGACGGAATCTGTACCAGAGATTCAATTGCTAACTATCTGAACACAGATAATGCATCAATATGCCAATTTTTGTATTTCTTAGATATCGATGACATTGCTTCTTATGTTGAAAGTAGCTATTATACCGATAAGGACTGGCACTTTCGGTATAAGGTTTCGTCAATGATAAAGCTCATCGTTGTGAAATGTTATAGAAACCTCTCATTTGAGAAAACAATATCGACCTTAACAAAAGAAGAAGCGCAGCTTCTTTCTTTTGAAGACAATAACGGCATTATGAATCTTCCATCCCCTGCAACACTGCATCATTTTGTAAAATACAGACTTGGAAAAACTGGACTCGATGAAGTAATGTTCAAAATTGGAAAGAATATCTCCAAAAATACAAAGATTAGAGATGCGAAAACAGATTCAACTCCACTTGAAGCATCAAGATATGACAAGTATGCAGATTACAATCCGCATTATAATTGTAAGATGGACAAAGCTCACATCACCATGATTGGAACACTTCCAATCTGCATGACTCATACAAAAGGTGCTTCTCACGATTCTCCTGAATTGAAGAAACATATTGATGCATTGGTAGAAATGGGAGTTGACATTGACACTTATGCATTGGATGGAGGTTATGATTCATTCAGGAATCATGCAGATATCTGGTATAAGTTGAATGCAAAACCAGTGATTGCATACTCTTCAGATTCTAAAGTTCAATACGAGGGAATGATGGAAAGAATTGATCACTGGGTTAACAAAATGTGGAAACTTGGTGGATCTATTCATATGAAATATGAAGAAAAACTTCATTTCCTCTATGAAAATGGAAGAGAAAAACAGGTAGGTATGCACTTGCGAAACAAGAATATCAAAGATGATGGATTCGATGAAGATTATTCGCACAGGGGTGAATGTGAACGAGTACACAATCATATTAAGTGGACTGTAAAGTTTGACATCAGAAGAATGAAAAATAGCAGTAAGAAACTGTATTCAGTTATGAATTTCGTTGCATATCAATTGCTTGTAGCTACAAATTTGCAAAATGGAGTTAAAGAAACTAACTCATTTACAAATTATGTATGA
- the carA gene encoding glutamine-hydrolyzing carbamoyl-phosphate synthase small subunit produces the protein MMDAVIGLEDGTFLKGTGFGAEGIVCGELVFTTQYTGYEESLTDPSYSGQILMFTYPLIGNYGVNDETFQSDGVKVEGLVVREACRSPSHHQSMRNIYKLMEDEGKPGISGVDTRMLTIGTREHGTMRAALINGSDDGEEAVRLARAQPDISSLDLISRVTCKEPYIIKSQVNTDDKKNVVLIDLGMKKNISTSLLNRGIDVTVVPATTPASVIQEFDPDLLFLSNGPGDPQNANAAIDAVKEMAGTVPIAGICLGHQIIARALGADTYKLKFGHRGANQPVKDLETGIVHITSQNHGFAVEGDSFDDTDVIVTQINTNDRTVEGIEQKDLDIFSVQYHPEAHAGPRDTEKIFFGKVMKAMGGRV, from the coding sequence ATGATGGATGCAGTAATAGGATTAGAAGATGGAACGTTTTTAAAAGGTACCGGTTTCGGTGCTGAAGGTATCGTTTGCGGAGAGCTTGTTTTCACTACTCAGTACACAGGTTATGAGGAATCACTGACAGACCCTTCATACAGCGGTCAGATCTTGATGTTCACATATCCTCTTATCGGAAATTATGGGGTCAATGATGAGACCTTTCAGTCCGACGGTGTAAAGGTCGAGGGCCTTGTTGTAAGGGAAGCATGTCGGTCTCCAAGTCACCACCAATCCATGCGTAATATCTACAAGCTGATGGAAGATGAGGGAAAGCCCGGAATATCCGGAGTTGACACTCGTATGCTCACCATCGGTACTAGAGAGCATGGTACCATGCGTGCTGCACTTATCAATGGCAGTGACGATGGTGAAGAGGCTGTAAGGCTGGCGAGAGCACAGCCGGATATATCCAGTCTCGACCTGATCTCAAGGGTTACCTGCAAAGAACCCTACATCATAAAAAGTCAGGTCAATACCGATGACAAGAAAAATGTCGTACTTATCGACCTCGGTATGAAAAAGAATATTTCTACAAGTCTATTGAACAGAGGCATTGATGTTACAGTGGTACCAGCTACCACACCCGCTTCTGTAATTCAGGAATTTGATCCTGATCTTTTATTCCTGTCCAACGGACCAGGTGACCCACAAAATGCAAACGCAGCCATAGACGCAGTAAAAGAAATGGCAGGAACTGTTCCTATTGCAGGAATATGCCTTGGTCATCAGATCATTGCAAGGGCACTTGGAGCTGACACATACAAGCTCAAGTTCGGACACCGCGGAGCAAACCAGCCGGTCAAGGACCTTGAAACAGGAATTGTACACATAACTTCACAGAATCACGGATTCGCTGTGGAAGGAGATTCCTTCGATGACACTGATGTAATTGTCACACAGATCAATACCAATGACAGGACCGTGGAAGGTATCGAGCAGAAGGACCTCGATATATTCAGTGTTCAGTATCATCCGGAAGCACATGCCGGTCCGAGAGATACAGAGAAGATCTTCTTTGGAAAGGTCATGAAAGCTATGGGAGGCAGGGTATAA
- the carB gene encoding carbamoyl-phosphate synthase large subunit, whose product MAKRNDIKKILLIGSGPIMIGQAAEFDFSGTQACRSLKEEGYKVVLVNSNPATIMTDPEMADAVYIEPLEAKIIAKIIEKERPDAIIAGIGGQTGLNLTSELAEMGVFEKFNVELLGTSLEAIKNTEDRELFKNKMEDIGEKVPRSVAVSTLKEAEAIIDELGLPLIIRPAYTLGGAGGGIAYTKEQLLEISERGLRRSRINQVLIEESVLGWKEFEYEVMRDSNDTCIVICNMENLDPMGVHTGESIVVTPSQTLNDIEHQMLRTAAIKIIRALGIEGGCNIQFAAKDGEYRIVEVNPRISRSSALASKATGYPIARVTAKIAIGMTLDEILNDVTKKTPASFEPTIDYIVTKIPRWPFDKFVTADKTLTTAMKSTGEVMSIGRTIEESLQKAVRSLDIDMKFGNKTWEQAEIITLLKTPTSERLFVIFHALNTGMSIEEVSELSGIDVFFIEKIDNIVKMEKKLAAELFAGEPDIALLTEAKRLGFTDERIGEMTGKSREEINDLRRNNDVISTYKMVDTCAAEFAAETPYYYSCYETMCEDVPTDRKKILILGAGPIRIGQGIEFDYCTVHAVTAIREDGIEAHIVNNNPETVSTDYDTSDKLFFEPLTLEDVMNIIEREKPYGVLVQFGGQTSVNLALPLQKELARRTDLDTIIMGTSPEDIDMAENREKFNLMMSKLGVAQPEAGYATSQEDAIEIATRIGYPVLVRPSYVLGGRAMEIVYEQNDLERYMREAVRVSPEQPVLIDDFLEAAVEIDVDAVCDGKDVLIGAIMEHIEEAGVHSGDSACVIPPRYLSEETLNTVRDYTRKIALSLNVIGLINIQMAEQDGKVYVLEANPRSSRTIPFVSKAVGLPLAKIAAQVIIGHSLEELGYAQQDELHVEHYSVKEVLLPFDKLPGADPVLGPEMKSTGEVMGIDYDFGRAFFKAQLSADNLLPLSGYVFMSIKEADREEFVEIAKKMQDAGLKLIGTKGTANYLAEKGINMEAVMKLHEGSPNVIDMLRRDEVGLIVNTPTGSQSRKDGYQIRRAAVDFKVPYITTVQAARAAADAITSMKTGEITIKSINEYHKEINN is encoded by the coding sequence ATGGCAAAACGAAACGATATTAAGAAGATCCTGCTCATAGGCTCCGGTCCGATAATGATAGGGCAGGCAGCAGAATTCGATTTCTCCGGAACTCAGGCTTGCAGATCATTGAAAGAAGAAGGATACAAGGTAGTCCTTGTAAACTCCAACCCGGCAACCATCATGACAGATCCGGAAATGGCAGATGCCGTTTACATCGAGCCGCTTGAAGCAAAGATAATCGCTAAGATCATCGAGAAGGAAAGACCAGATGCCATCATTGCAGGTATCGGCGGTCAGACCGGTCTTAACCTCACAAGTGAACTTGCCGAGATGGGTGTGTTCGAGAAGTTCAATGTGGAATTGCTTGGGACATCCCTTGAAGCCATCAAGAACACCGAGGACCGTGAGCTCTTCAAGAACAAGATGGAAGACATCGGCGAGAAAGTGCCCAGAAGTGTGGCAGTTTCCACACTCAAAGAAGCTGAAGCGATTATCGATGAACTCGGATTACCCCTTATCATACGCCCAGCATACACCCTTGGAGGTGCCGGCGGCGGTATCGCATACACAAAAGAACAGCTTCTCGAGATATCCGAAAGAGGCCTGCGCCGAAGCAGGATCAATCAGGTCCTCATCGAGGAAAGCGTTCTTGGATGGAAAGAATTCGAATACGAGGTCATGCGTGACTCCAACGATACCTGTATCGTTATCTGTAACATGGAGAACCTTGACCCGATGGGTGTTCACACAGGTGAGTCCATTGTAGTGACACCTTCCCAGACGCTTAACGACATCGAACACCAGATGCTTCGTACAGCAGCCATCAAGATCATACGTGCTTTAGGCATTGAAGGTGGATGTAACATCCAGTTCGCTGCCAAGGACGGAGAATACAGGATCGTAGAAGTAAATCCACGTATTTCAAGATCATCCGCTCTTGCTTCAAAGGCAACCGGATATCCTATCGCAAGGGTCACAGCAAAGATCGCAATTGGAATGACACTTGACGAGATTCTCAATGATGTCACCAAGAAGACACCTGCATCCTTTGAACCTACCATCGATTACATTGTAACAAAGATCCCAAGATGGCCATTCGACAAGTTCGTCACCGCTGACAAGACCCTTACCACCGCCATGAAGAGTACCGGTGAAGTAATGTCCATCGGACGTACCATCGAAGAATCCCTTCAGAAAGCTGTCAGGTCCCTAGATATTGATATGAAGTTCGGTAACAAGACATGGGAACAGGCAGAGATCATCACCCTTTTGAAGACCCCGACAAGCGAAAGGCTGTTCGTTATCTTTCATGCCCTTAATACCGGAATGAGCATAGAGGAAGTTTCCGAACTCAGTGGCATTGATGTCTTCTTCATCGAGAAGATTGACAACATCGTCAAGATGGAAAAGAAGCTTGCAGCAGAACTTTTCGCAGGCGAGCCTGATATTGCTCTCTTAACAGAAGCGAAACGCCTGGGATTCACAGATGAACGAATTGGGGAAATGACAGGAAAGAGCCGTGAAGAGATCAACGATCTGCGCCGCAATAATGATGTAATCTCGACCTACAAGATGGTCGATACCTGTGCTGCGGAATTCGCTGCAGAGACACCTTACTATTATTCATGCTATGAAACGATGTGCGAGGATGTACCAACCGACAGGAAAAAGATCCTCATCCTCGGTGCAGGTCCTATACGCATCGGTCAGGGTATCGAATTCGATTACTGTACTGTCCATGCTGTGACAGCTATCCGTGAAGATGGGATCGAAGCACATATCGTGAACAACAACCCTGAGACCGTTTCAACTGACTACGACACCTCTGACAAGCTGTTCTTTGAACCGCTTACACTCGAGGATGTCATGAACATAATCGAGCGTGAGAAACCATATGGTGTACTGGTGCAATTCGGTGGACAGACCTCTGTCAATCTTGCACTACCTCTCCAGAAGGAACTTGCACGCCGTACTGATCTCGACACTATCATCATGGGTACATCCCCTGAGGACATCGATATGGCAGAGAACAGGGAAAAGTTCAACCTGATGATGAGCAAGCTCGGTGTTGCACAGCCTGAAGCCGGCTACGCGACCTCACAGGAAGATGCCATCGAGATAGCCACCCGTATTGGATATCCGGTACTTGTCAGGCCATCATACGTACTCGGCGGACGTGCAATGGAGATCGTCTATGAGCAAAATGATCTCGAACGCTACATGAGAGAAGCAGTAAGAGTATCCCCTGAACAGCCAGTACTTATCGACGACTTCCTTGAAGCTGCGGTCGAGATAGACGTGGATGCGGTCTGTGACGGCAAGGACGTACTTATCGGCGCTATCATGGAACACATCGAAGAGGCCGGTGTACACTCCGGTGACTCAGCTTGTGTCATCCCGCCACGGTATCTGTCAGAAGAGACCCTTAATACAGTACGTGACTACACACGCAAGATAGCACTATCACTCAACGTTATAGGACTTATCAACATCCAGATGGCAGAGCAGGACGGAAAGGTCTACGTGCTTGAAGCGAACCCTCGATCCAGCCGAACCATTCCATTCGTATCAAAAGCAGTGGGACTTCCACTTGCCAAGATCGCTGCACAGGTCATCATAGGTCACTCCCTTGAGGAACTGGGATATGCACAGCAGGACGAGTTACATGTCGAGCACTATTCCGTCAAGGAAGTACTCTTGCCATTCGACAAATTGCCTGGAGCAGACCCTGTCCTTGGTCCGGAGATGAAGAGTACCGGAGAAGTAATGGGCATAGACTATGATTTCGGACGTGCGTTCTTCAAGGCACAGCTCAGTGCAGACAACCTGTTGCCACTTAGCGGATATGTTTTCATGTCCATTAAGGAAGCAGACAGAGAAGAATTTGTAGAGATCGCAAAGAAGATGCAGGATGCAGGTCTTAAGCTCATAGGTACCAAAGGGACTGCGAACTACCTGGCAGAGAAAGGTATCAACATGGAAGCGGTCATGAAGTTGCACGAAG